The Fragaria vesca subsp. vesca linkage group LG2, FraVesHawaii_1.0, whole genome shotgun sequence genome includes a window with the following:
- the LOC101304358 gene encoding subtilisin-like protease-like has product MALSASHSCNNSCHSPLSTHMAPPSGIVSTLLLLLTLQSYGFLLSFASTNVYIVYMGERKYEEPELVSESNHEILSYVFDSKEAARESILYSYMHGFSGFAAVLTPSQAKLIADVHGVVHVIPHRFLNLHTTRSWNFLQVDSHIRNGIQSRSQSGIGSIIGVMDTGIWPESESFRDEGMGDIPSRWRGICQEGEKFNHSHCNRKIIGARWYIKGYEAEFGKINTSDGFEFLSPRDASGHGTHTSSTAAGGYIENASFRGLASGLARGGAPSSWLAIYKVCWATGGCSSADLLAAFDDAIFDGVDVLSVSLGSPPPLSSYIEDVVSIGSFHAVAQGISVVCSAGNSGPYSQTVINSAPWIFTVAASTIDRAFPTAISLGNNQTVVGQGLYTGMHVNKFYPLVYGQDIASIDADEDSAGSCESGTLNGTLANGKFVLCFQSRSQRSSTAAMGTVLSAGGAGLIFAQFPSKDVSLSSGSLPCVQIDFAIGTYILTYIGTTRNPLVKFNPTKTLLGQQISPEVAFFSARGPNSVSPSVLKPDIAAPGVNILSSWSPAYSLLQSSTSANQQQPSPVTFRIESGTSMACPHISGIVALLKAIHPTWSPAAIKSALITTASIEDQYGQSIEAEGAPQKKADPFDYGGGHVNPNKAISPGLIYDIGTSDYIRFLCSMGYNNSAISAVAGASIACYKSTNVQGNLNLPSITVHEVKQRMTVSRTVTNVGPVNSIYIARVQTPAGVSVRVKPSVLLFNSTVKKLEFKVVFRPLLKVAGRFSFGNLYWEDGFHVVRIPLAVRTVLDDFYAVT; this is encoded by the exons ATGGCGTTATCTGCAAGCCACTCATGCAACAATTCATG TCACTCCCCACTCTCCACTCATATGGCTCCTCCTTCAGGGATTGTTAGCACCCTTTTGCTTCTTCTTACTCTTCAGAGTTATGGGTTCCTTCTTTCTTTTGCTTCCACAAAT GTTTATATTGTTTATATGGGAGAAAGAAAATATGAAGAGCCTGAGCTGGTATCTGAGTCAAACCATGAGATTCTGTCATATGTATTTGACAG CAAAGAAGCTGCAAGGGAATCAATTCTGTACAGCTACATGCATGGATTTTCAGGGTTCGCTGCGGTTCTAACTCCATCTCAAGCCAAGCTTATTGCAG ATGTACATGGTGTTGTTCATGTCATTCCTCACAGGTTTCTTAATTTGCATACAACTAGAAGTTGGAATTTTCTGCAAGTAGACTCTCATATCAGAAATGGAATTCAGTCAAGGAGTCAATCAGGCATTGGGTCTATTATTGGAGTCATGGACACTG GAATTTGGCCCGAGTCTGAAAGCTTTAGGGATGAGGGTATGGGCGACATTCCATCTCGTTGGAGAGGCATATGTCAAGAAGGAGAAAAGTTCAATCACTCCCATTGCAACAG GAAAATAATTGGTGCACGCTGGTATATTAAAGGATATGAAGCTGAATTTGGAAAGATAAATACAAGTGATGGGTTTGAATTTCTATCTCCCCGAGATGCTTCTGGACATGGTACTCATACATCATCCACTGCAGCTGGTGGTTATATAGAAAATGCAAGCTTTAGGGGACTTGCTTCAGGATTGGCAAGAGGAGGTGCTCCATCATCTTGGTTAGCTATTTACAAAGTTTGTTGGGCTACTGGTGGCTGCAGCTCAGCCGACCTACTTGCTGCATTTGATGATGCAATTTTTGATGGTGTGGATGTGCTTTCGGTATCTCTTGGTTCTCCGCCTCCACTTTCTTCATATATTGAGGATGTTGTGTCCATTGGTTCTTTTCATGCTGTAGCCCAAGGAATCTCAGTTGTATGCTCTGCTGGAAACTCTGGCCCGTACTCGCAAACTGTCATAAATTCGGCTCCTTGGATTTTCACTGTTGCAGCAAGCACTATAGACAGGGCTTTTCCTACTGCAATCTCCTTGGGAAACAATCAAACTGTAGTG GGTCAGGGTTTGTATACAGGGATGCATGTGAACAAGTTCTACCCTCTTGTGTATGGACAAGACATTGCATCTATTGATGCAGATGAGGACAGTGCCGG GAGCTGTGAGTCAGGAACTCTAAATGGTACTTTGGCAAATGGAAAATTTGTTCTTTGTTTCCAATCTCGATCACAGAGGTCATCTACTGCTGCAATGGGAACTGTATTGAGTGCTGGGGGTGCGGGTCTCATTTTTGCTCAGTTTCCCAGCAAGGATGTTTCTTTGTCCTCTGGGAGTCTACCGTGTGTTCAAATAGACTTCGCAATCGGCACATATATTCTCACATATATTGGAACAACCAG AAATCCTTTAGTCAAGTTCAACCCTACAAAAACTCTATTGGGACAACAGATATCCCCAGAAGTGGCTTTCTTCTCTGCTCGAGGACCCAATTCTGTCTCTCCTTCAGTACTGAAG CCTGATATTGCTGCTCCTGGTGTTAATATATTGTCCTCTTGGTCCCCTGCTTATTCACTATTACAATCTTCTACCTCTGCAAATCAACAACAACCATCTCCAGTTACCTTTAGAATTGAATCAGGAACTTCCATGGCTTGTCCACATATATCTGGTATTGTAGCTCTTCTTAAAGCTATCCACCCAACATGGAGCCCTGCTGCAATAAAGTCTGCCCTTATTACAACAG CCTCTATAGAAGATCAATATGGTCAAAGTATCGAGGCTGAGGGAGCCCCTCAAAAGAAGGCCGATCCATTCGACTATGGTGGTGGTCATGTCAATCCTAATAAAGCCATATCTCCGGGGCTCATTTATGATATAGGAACATCAGATTACATACGTTTTCTCTGCTCCATGGGGTATAACAATTCAGCAATCAGCGCAGTTGCAGGAGCTAGCATCGCATGCTATAAATCAACCAATGTCCAAGGTAATCTCAATCTACCTTCTATCACCGTTCATGAGGTCAAGCAGAGGATGACAGTATCAAGAACTGTCACAAATGTTGGTCCAGTAAATTCTATCTACATTGCTCGTGTTCAAACACCTGCCGGTGTGTCTGTGAGAGTTAAGCCATCTGTTTTGCTGTTCAACTCAACTGTAAAGAAGCTGGAGTTCAAGGTTGTTTTTCGTCCACTGCTAA